In a single window of the Amycolatopsis sp. cg5 genome:
- a CDS encoding ABC-F family ATP-binding cassette domain-containing protein, with translation MITATGLELRAGSRILLSDTTLRIQQGDRIGLVGRNGAGKTTSLKVLAGEGEAHAGEVRRTGELGYLPQDPREGDLSVTAKDRVLSARGLDILVRDMEKAQTAMSELVDEAQRDKVVRKYSRLEERFAALGGYAAESEAARICSNLGLADRILSQTLQTLSGGQRRRVELARILFAAAEAGAGGKSETILLLDEPTNHLDADSITWLRGFLKSHDGGLVVISHDVDLLADVVNKVWFLDATRGELDNYNMSWQRYLDARATDEKRRRRERANAEKKASALQQQAAKLGAKATKAVAAKNMARRANQMLANLDEQRVADKVARIRFPDPAPCGKTPLTAEGLSKSYGSLEIFTGVDLAIDRGSKVVVLGLNGAGKTTLLRLLGGMETPDTGAMVPGHGMRLGYYAQEHETLDHEASVWENIRHAAPDTGAQELRNLLGSFMFTGEQLDQPAGTLSGGEKTRLALAGLVSSAANVLLLDEPTNNLDPASREQVLDALRSFTGAVVLVTHDPGAVQALEPERVILLPDGTEDHWSDDYLELVQLA, from the coding sequence TTGATCACGGCCACGGGCCTTGAGCTGCGTGCTGGCTCGCGCATCCTCCTGTCCGACACCACACTCCGCATCCAGCAGGGCGACCGGATCGGCCTCGTCGGCCGCAACGGCGCCGGCAAGACCACCTCGCTGAAGGTGCTCGCCGGTGAAGGCGAGGCGCACGCCGGCGAGGTCCGGCGCACCGGCGAACTCGGCTACCTGCCGCAGGATCCTCGCGAAGGTGATCTTTCGGTCACCGCGAAGGACCGGGTGCTCTCCGCGCGCGGGCTCGACATCTTGGTGCGGGACATGGAAAAGGCGCAGACCGCCATGTCCGAGCTCGTCGACGAGGCGCAGCGGGACAAGGTCGTCCGCAAGTACAGCAGGCTCGAAGAACGCTTCGCCGCGCTCGGCGGGTACGCGGCCGAGAGCGAGGCCGCGCGAATCTGCTCGAACCTCGGCCTCGCCGATCGGATTCTTTCGCAGACGTTGCAGACGCTCTCGGGTGGTCAGCGCCGTCGCGTCGAACTCGCGCGGATCCTGTTCGCCGCCGCGGAAGCGGGCGCTGGCGGCAAGTCGGAGACGATCTTGCTGCTCGACGAGCCGACCAACCACCTCGACGCCGACTCCATCACCTGGCTGCGCGGGTTCCTCAAGTCGCACGACGGTGGCCTGGTCGTGATCAGCCACGATGTCGACCTGCTCGCCGACGTGGTCAACAAGGTCTGGTTCCTCGACGCCACGCGCGGGGAACTGGACAACTACAACATGTCCTGGCAGCGCTATCTCGACGCGCGCGCCACCGACGAGAAGCGCAGGCGCCGTGAGCGCGCCAACGCCGAAAAGAAGGCGTCGGCGTTGCAGCAGCAGGCCGCGAAGCTCGGTGCGAAGGCGACGAAGGCGGTCGCCGCGAAGAACATGGCACGTCGTGCGAACCAGATGCTGGCGAACCTCGACGAGCAGCGCGTGGCCGACAAGGTCGCCCGTATCCGCTTCCCCGACCCGGCTCCGTGCGGGAAAACGCCGCTCACCGCCGAAGGACTTTCGAAATCCTACGGTTCGTTGGAAATTTTCACCGGAGTCGACCTCGCCATCGACCGCGGTTCGAAGGTCGTCGTTCTGGGATTGAACGGCGCCGGCAAGACCACGCTCTTGCGCTTGCTCGGCGGAATGGAAACGCCGGATACCGGCGCCATGGTTCCAGGTCACGGTATGCGGTTGGGTTATTACGCACAGGAACACGAAACGCTCGACCACGAAGCGAGTGTGTGGGAGAACATCCGCCATGCCGCGCCCGACACCGGCGCGCAGGAATTGCGGAACCTGCTCGGCTCGTTCATGTTCACCGGTGAGCAGCTCGACCAGCCCGCCGGGACGCTGTCCGGCGGCGAGAAGACGAGGCTCGCGCTCGCCGGCCTGGTCTCCAGCGCTGCCAACGTGTTGCTGCTCGACGAACCGACCAACAACCTCGATCCCGCCAGCCGTGAACAGGTTCTCGACGCGCTGCGGAGCTTCACCGGAGCCGTCGTGCTCGTCACGCACGACCCCGGTGCGGTGCAAGCACTCGAACCGGAGCGAGTGATCCTCTTGCCCGACGGCACGGAGGATCATTGGTCGGACGATTACCTCGAACTTGTCCAGCTTGCGTGA
- a CDS encoding SMP-30/gluconolactonase/LRE family protein: MDMVKTDFQLLDERFARVNGDEWMQRLHTGCRWTEGPAYFPAGRYLVFSDIPNDRTLRWDETTGQVGVFRQPSGHANGHTVDRQGRLISCEQGNRRVTRTEHDGAITVLAEHYLGKKLNSPNDVVEHSDGSIWFTDPSYGIDSDYEGHQAESEIGACNVYRADPDGSVTMVADDFSRPNGLAFSADERKLYIADTRQDPSHLRVFDVEGTRLTGGAIFGACDDGRFDGVRVDAKGNVWAAAHDGLHCFAPDGTLIGKLRMPEICSNFTFGGARRNELFITASSSLYTLRVTVNGARYP, translated from the coding sequence ATGGACATGGTCAAAACCGACTTCCAGCTGCTCGACGAGCGCTTCGCCCGCGTCAACGGCGACGAGTGGATGCAGCGCCTGCACACCGGCTGCCGCTGGACCGAGGGCCCGGCGTACTTCCCGGCCGGGCGCTACCTGGTGTTCAGCGACATCCCGAACGACCGCACCCTGCGCTGGGACGAGACGACCGGCCAGGTCGGCGTCTTCCGGCAGCCGTCGGGTCACGCGAACGGCCACACTGTCGACCGGCAGGGCAGGCTGATCAGCTGCGAGCAGGGCAACCGCCGCGTCACCCGCACTGAGCACGACGGAGCAATCACGGTGCTCGCCGAGCACTACCTCGGCAAGAAACTCAACAGCCCCAACGATGTCGTCGAGCACTCCGACGGCTCGATCTGGTTCACCGACCCGAGCTACGGCATCGACAGCGACTACGAGGGCCACCAGGCCGAGAGCGAGATCGGCGCCTGCAACGTCTACCGCGCCGACCCCGACGGCTCCGTGACCATGGTCGCCGACGACTTCAGCAGGCCCAACGGCCTCGCCTTCTCCGCCGACGAGCGCAAGCTCTACATCGCCGACACCCGCCAGGATCCCAGCCACCTCAGGGTTTTCGACGTCGAAGGCACCCGTCTCACCGGCGGCGCGATCTTCGGCGCCTGCGACGACGGCCGCTTCGACGGCGTGCGCGTCGACGCGAAGGGCAACGTCTGGGCGGCCGCGCACGATGGGCTGCACTGTTTCGCGCCTGACGGGACGTTGATCGGCAAGCTGCGGATGCCCGAGATCTGCTCGAACTTCACCTTTGGCGGAGCGCGCCGCAACGAGCTCTTCATCACCGCTTCGAGCTCGCTCTACACGCTGCGTGTCACCGTGAACGGCGCCCGGTATCCGTGA
- a CDS encoding Lrp/AsnC family transcriptional regulator encodes MDEVDRNLLTELQRDATQAYAALGQAVGLSAGAAHERVRKLRDQGVIRRTTVDVDPAAVGRGVMAFVLVEAGAWMGDSPTKTALEALPEVVEAHVIAGPASLLVKVRTATTEELQAALRRLFSIEGVTGTQTIVVLESFFERPVAVNPG; translated from the coding sequence ATGGATGAGGTGGATCGCAATCTGCTCACGGAGTTGCAGCGAGACGCGACTCAGGCGTATGCGGCGCTGGGACAGGCCGTCGGCTTGTCGGCGGGCGCGGCGCACGAGCGCGTCCGGAAGCTGCGGGACCAGGGCGTGATCCGGCGGACCACGGTCGACGTCGATCCCGCCGCGGTGGGGCGCGGGGTGATGGCGTTCGTCCTCGTCGAAGCAGGCGCGTGGATGGGCGACTCCCCCACGAAGACCGCGCTCGAGGCGTTGCCGGAGGTGGTGGAGGCGCACGTGATCGCGGGCCCGGCGTCGCTGCTGGTCAAGGTGCGCACGGCCACGACCGAGGAACTCCAGGCCGCGCTGCGACGCCTCTTCTCGATCGAGGGCGTCACGGGGACCCAGACGATCGTGGTGCTCGAGTCCTTCTTCGAGCGCCCCGTGGCCGTGAACCCGGGATAA
- a CDS encoding LuxR C-terminal-related transcriptional regulator: MTELILDEPTRRLCAAIADGSLAPVRLAVVAPGEYGKTALLDHLGSLCDSTKIRLVDDAHLLGDDELAALGELASDESMGLVVAARPRPRPAGLTELLGRMRGQIVLRPFDLRQVEQVVGAERAAAVHARTGGVPGLVTRRDVAELGHSLDHSDPATLRLLTAIEAGADFELLTEDFDDVAGQIELARATGLLGQDGALLPIAVTALRAVVPVEQRDAVRRRLAELSLLRGGPLLPLARNWLDDGLSGTYCAGFFTSAAGEALAAEPALAARLYSAAVDAGTPAGEIGARWAEAAARSGDLETALRLADQTVANREAEERRGAAGVAAVALAHRGSLDRSAELHRWAKVGSFAAIGFFGTGRRAEALAQLGGSDEDAPPTLLSGAIDAMARGIAESVTGSPAVALSTLVSAAELLEPVGDSVLLPDTPAALAAIVALHSGELSIAEPVLTRALASGSGGAILVPRHRLLLAWIAMVRGDLTLAEERLAAAGASLEPRDWLMSVALEVGLARRRSDLTALRQIWGQACEAVIRQRVDLFTLLAFGEFEVAAARLGDEARIAPHLKQARDLVTALGDPPLWSAPLHWSGLHAAILAEHPAEAEQHVAALGDFPPALSAAAGSWLRVLRGDVDAVEVEAAARGLHAAGLWWDGARLAGQAAIRTSDRKAMVMLLDCARALRGDPEPESTEDTVAPKLSDREIEVAELVLDGLTYKQIGERLFISAKTVEHHMARMRQRLGASTRSDLLSHLRELLTR, encoded by the coding sequence ATGACTGAGCTGATCCTCGACGAACCGACCAGACGCCTGTGCGCGGCGATCGCCGACGGCTCGCTCGCGCCGGTCCGGCTCGCCGTCGTCGCACCGGGGGAGTACGGCAAGACCGCGTTGCTCGACCACCTCGGAAGTCTGTGCGACAGCACGAAAATCCGGCTCGTCGACGACGCGCACCTGCTCGGCGACGACGAGCTGGCGGCGCTGGGCGAACTGGCTTCCGACGAGAGCATGGGGCTGGTCGTCGCGGCGAGGCCACGGCCGCGTCCCGCCGGGCTGACCGAGCTGCTCGGGCGGATGCGTGGCCAGATCGTGCTGCGCCCGTTCGACCTGCGTCAGGTGGAGCAGGTGGTGGGTGCCGAACGGGCGGCCGCCGTGCACGCGCGGACCGGTGGGGTGCCCGGCCTGGTGACGCGCCGGGATGTCGCGGAACTGGGCCACAGTCTCGACCACTCCGACCCGGCCACGCTGCGCCTGCTGACCGCGATCGAGGCCGGTGCCGATTTCGAACTGCTCACCGAGGATTTCGACGACGTCGCCGGGCAGATCGAGCTGGCCAGGGCGACCGGGCTGCTGGGCCAGGACGGCGCACTGCTGCCGATCGCGGTCACCGCGCTGCGCGCGGTCGTGCCCGTCGAACAACGCGACGCGGTCCGCCGAAGACTGGCCGAGCTGAGCCTCCTGCGCGGCGGCCCGCTGCTGCCACTGGCCCGGAATTGGCTGGACGATGGGCTTTCCGGCACCTACTGCGCGGGTTTCTTCACCTCCGCCGCCGGCGAGGCGCTGGCCGCCGAACCGGCTTTGGCGGCCCGGCTGTACAGCGCGGCCGTCGACGCGGGCACACCCGCCGGTGAGATCGGCGCACGCTGGGCCGAGGCCGCGGCCCGCTCCGGTGACCTGGAGACGGCGTTGCGCCTGGCCGATCAGACCGTCGCGAATCGTGAAGCCGAGGAGCGCCGCGGCGCGGCTGGCGTCGCCGCCGTCGCGTTGGCGCACCGGGGAAGTCTCGACCGCAGCGCGGAGCTGCACCGCTGGGCCAAGGTGGGCTCGTTCGCCGCGATCGGGTTCTTCGGAACCGGCAGGCGGGCCGAGGCGCTCGCGCAGCTCGGCGGGTCCGATGAGGACGCTCCGCCCACCTTGCTGTCCGGCGCGATCGACGCCATGGCAAGGGGAATCGCCGAGTCGGTCACCGGATCACCGGCCGTCGCTTTGTCTACTTTGGTCTCCGCCGCCGAACTGCTGGAGCCTGTCGGAGACTCCGTGCTGCTGCCGGACACCCCGGCGGCGCTGGCCGCGATCGTCGCACTCCACAGTGGAGAGTTGTCGATCGCCGAGCCGGTGCTCACCCGAGCGCTCGCTTCCGGATCCGGTGGTGCGATCCTCGTCCCACGGCACCGGTTGCTGCTGGCCTGGATCGCGATGGTGCGCGGCGACCTGACGCTCGCCGAGGAACGTCTCGCGGCGGCCGGTGCCAGCCTGGAACCTCGCGATTGGCTCATGTCGGTCGCGCTGGAGGTCGGGCTCGCCCGCCGCCGCAGCGATCTCACCGCGCTGCGCCAAATCTGGGGCCAGGCCTGCGAAGCCGTCATCCGGCAGCGCGTCGACCTGTTCACCTTGCTCGCGTTCGGCGAGTTCGAAGTGGCCGCCGCGCGCCTCGGCGACGAGGCCCGCATCGCCCCGCATCTGAAGCAGGCGCGGGATTTGGTGACCGCGCTCGGCGACCCTCCACTGTGGTCGGCGCCGTTGCACTGGAGCGGCCTGCACGCGGCGATCCTGGCCGAGCACCCCGCCGAGGCCGAGCAGCACGTGGCGGCGCTCGGCGACTTCCCGCCCGCGTTGTCGGCGGCGGCCGGCAGCTGGCTGCGCGTGTTGCGCGGCGACGTCGACGCCGTGGAGGTCGAGGCGGCCGCACGCGGCCTGCACGCGGCCGGGCTCTGGTGGGACGGCGCGCGCCTGGCCGGGCAGGCGGCGATCCGCACCTCCGACCGCAAAGCCATGGTGATGCTGCTGGATTGCGCGCGTGCGCTGCGCGGCGACCCGGAACCCGAGTCCACAGAGGACACCGTCGCCCCGAAGCTGAGCGACCGCGAGATCGAGGTCGCGGAACTGGTGCTGGACGGCCTGACCTACAAGCAGATCGGCGAGCGCCTGTTCATCTCGGCCAAGACGGTCGAGCACCACATGGCCCGCATGCGCCAGCGCCTGGGCGCCTCCACCCGCAGCGACCTCCTCTCGCACCTGCGCGAGCTCCTGACCCGCTGA
- a CDS encoding Hsp70 family protein yields the protein MPYVVGIDLGHTRTTAAVCRRAQGTWGEPDVVAFEGGARWFESVLHVGRDGSSLIGQDALRRAVAEPDGLARGFMSRVGDDVPMLVGGARYPAELLAATLAGWVVDEVADLEGGPADRIVLTHPPGWGPHRRSVLHASLEAAGLPGVLLLPSPIAAAESPLVREAVDVGSVLAACRLGGEHVESAILRRNPAGFEILTHVDGSASGAGARLDDLLFDYVLETAGVEATETVGLRAACREAKERLSLAPEVSVSLGALGEMPLTRAEFEHLARPVLATAIERLCRVATPLPAAVALVGGSARVPLVTDLAQDKFGCPVIVDPDPGTAVCRGAALAARPRMAPQPEIAAPVRQEVAVFDDEPEPPPRPPVEITPLEPPKRFVLPGRKSGGRDD from the coding sequence GTGCCCTATGTCGTCGGGATCGATCTCGGCCACACCCGCACCACGGCGGCGGTGTGCAGGCGTGCGCAGGGCACCTGGGGCGAACCGGACGTCGTCGCGTTCGAGGGCGGCGCGCGCTGGTTCGAGTCCGTGCTGCATGTCGGGCGTGACGGGTCTTCGCTGATCGGGCAGGACGCGCTGCGCCGCGCCGTCGCCGAGCCGGACGGCCTGGCCAGGGGATTCATGAGCCGCGTCGGCGATGACGTCCCCATGCTCGTCGGCGGTGCGCGGTACCCGGCCGAGCTGCTGGCCGCGACGCTCGCGGGCTGGGTGGTCGACGAGGTCGCCGATCTCGAAGGCGGCCCGGCCGACCGGATCGTGCTGACCCATCCGCCCGGCTGGGGGCCGCATCGGCGCTCTGTGCTGCACGCGTCGCTGGAAGCAGCGGGCCTGCCTGGGGTTTTGCTGCTGCCGAGCCCGATCGCTGCCGCCGAAAGCCCGCTCGTGCGCGAGGCCGTCGACGTCGGATCCGTGCTGGCGGCCTGCCGTCTCGGCGGTGAGCACGTCGAATCGGCGATCCTGCGGCGGAATCCGGCGGGCTTCGAGATCTTGACGCATGTCGACGGCTCGGCGTCGGGTGCGGGCGCGCGGCTCGACGACCTGCTGTTCGACTATGTTCTCGAGACGGCCGGAGTCGAGGCCACGGAGACCGTCGGCCTGCGAGCCGCCTGCCGGGAAGCGAAGGAACGGTTGTCACTGGCGCCGGAGGTTTCGGTTTCACTGGGCGCGCTGGGTGAGATGCCGTTGACCCGCGCGGAGTTCGAGCATCTCGCGCGGCCGGTGCTGGCCACCGCGATCGAACGGCTGTGCCGCGTCGCCACCCCGCTGCCCGCCGCCGTCGCGCTGGTCGGCGGCAGCGCGCGCGTTCCGCTGGTCACCGACCTCGCGCAGGACAAGTTCGGGTGCCCGGTGATCGTCGACCCCGATCCCGGCACGGCCGTCTGCCGGGGCGCCGCGCTCGCCGCGCGTCCCCGGATGGCGCCGCAGCCGGAAATCGCGGCGCCTGTCCGTCAGGAAGTGGCCGTCTTCGACGACGAGCCCGAGCCGCCGCCGCGCCCGCCGGTCGAGATCACCCCGCTCGAACCGCCGAAGCGTTTCGTGCTGCCTGGCCGCAAGTCGGGCGGCCGCGATGACTGA
- a CDS encoding IniB N-terminal domain-containing protein gives MIQQPTTLHDFVYNLLTDDVARSAFGADPSAALAGAGLHDVTPQDVQEVVPLVLDYAPAGVNLPVGTDSGSVIDQLTAVAKAGSLPKVDTADAGSFGGGVHGASPVGDYEASLIADTTGYAAGGSLTSPAGDFGLETGGDFADFGIPAVPAVPSLPGVPAFPGVPAVPTIPNAPADPRFDLPADPAGQLDGALDKVSAGTIASYVAGGGDAFGDVTGDSATTLGEYLTRTGVPAADHIAPAGGQVEHQIHEGTHAVTDQIANAPIPDAGALPAVPGVPAGLPTDLPQLPHLPVDLPQVPHLPVDLPHLPVANPLPHTDVTHTVTDTVSHSPLGDVASPVHDALPHAVDAPTDLLGH, from the coding sequence GTGATTCAGCAGCCGACCACCCTGCACGACTTCGTGTACAACCTGCTCACGGACGACGTGGCCCGGTCCGCCTTCGGCGCCGACCCGTCCGCCGCGCTCGCCGGCGCCGGCCTGCACGACGTCACCCCGCAGGATGTCCAGGAGGTCGTCCCGCTGGTCCTCGACTACGCCCCGGCCGGCGTGAACCTGCCCGTCGGCACCGACAGCGGCTCGGTCATCGACCAGCTCACCGCCGTCGCCAAGGCGGGCTCGCTGCCCAAGGTCGACACCGCGGACGCCGGTTCCTTCGGTGGCGGCGTGCACGGCGCCTCCCCCGTCGGCGACTACGAGGCCAGCCTCATCGCCGACACCACCGGCTACGCCGCGGGCGGCTCGCTCACCAGCCCCGCCGGTGACTTCGGCCTGGAGACCGGCGGCGACTTCGCCGACTTCGGCATCCCGGCCGTCCCCGCCGTGCCGAGCCTGCCTGGCGTGCCCGCCTTCCCGGGTGTCCCCGCCGTGCCGACCATCCCGAACGCGCCGGCCGACCCCCGCTTCGACCTGCCCGCCGACCCGGCCGGTCAGCTCGACGGCGCGCTGGACAAGGTCTCCGCCGGCACCATCGCCAGCTACGTCGCGGGCGGCGGCGACGCCTTCGGTGACGTCACCGGCGACAGCGCCACCACCCTCGGCGAGTACCTGACCCGCACCGGCGTCCCCGCCGCCGACCACATCGCCCCGGCGGGCGGTCAGGTCGAGCACCAGATCCACGAGGGCACCCACGCGGTGACCGACCAGATCGCGAACGCCCCGATCCCCGACGCCGGCGCGCTGCCGGCCGTCCCGGGTGTCCCCGCGGGCCTGCCCACCGACCTGCCGCAGCTCCCGCACCTGCCGGTCGACCTCCCCCAGGTCCCGCACCTGCCCGTCGACCTGCCGCACCTGCCGGTCGCCAACCCGCTCCCGCACACCGACGTCACGCACACCGTGACCGACACCGTTTCGCACAGCCCTCTCGGCGACGTGGCCTCTCCCGTCCACGACGCCCTGCCGCACGCGGTCGACGCGCCCACTGACCTCCTTGGTCACTGA
- a CDS encoding dynamin family protein — MNAPAWLHLVDDTIRVCAEHRRADLAQRLLDRRSALLDPKLRILVVGGPGQGKSQLINALVNAPVCAVGDDLTTLAPAIVEHAAQPVATIVLDETRKAIEAGDNVAVPVESATRQANQQAASARGAVVRTRIGLPRELLAAGLVLVDTPAATEHTLAEIWRADAVLMVSDCTHDLTAYELDLLTKLAQLCPTMAIALTKIDLVPGWREVAERNRTRLARAGLSATLIPVSATLRLVAAKNGDRDLNAESGFGELVKCLHQDWLGQSQLLTLRSAAALAAITVEQVAAPLHEEYAATQQSETDEVVAQWHAAGKRMEDLNRDSARWQTMLTDEVSDLLSDLEFDLRDRTRRILREVDEYFDAADPLRTWDGFEEWLRGHLTEVAETNFGWLLDRFGHIAEKIVRQVAPDRPDLLRDALDVGDLADQDLGLRMPSVEKFGIGQKLFVGMRGSYSGLLMFGLATTLAGFPLINPISLGAGAAFGAKSVFEERGHRLKRRQASAKTAAQRHVDDFFLTYGKESKDTARVLHRALRDRFTAFAASQRAEINESARALKQVIDEDVARRTKRAQEIKAGMDELAALRKRVRDMGMVRPRGLIA; from the coding sequence ATGAACGCACCAGCCTGGTTGCACCTAGTGGACGACACCATCCGCGTCTGCGCGGAGCATCGCCGTGCGGATCTGGCCCAGCGCCTGCTGGACCGAAGAAGCGCGCTGCTCGACCCGAAGCTGCGCATCCTGGTCGTCGGCGGACCGGGGCAGGGCAAGAGCCAGCTGATCAACGCGCTGGTCAACGCGCCCGTCTGCGCGGTCGGCGACGACCTCACCACGCTCGCGCCCGCCATCGTCGAGCACGCCGCACAGCCCGTGGCGACCATCGTCCTCGACGAGACGCGCAAGGCCATCGAAGCCGGTGACAACGTCGCCGTCCCGGTGGAATCCGCGACGCGGCAAGCGAATCAGCAGGCGGCGAGCGCGCGAGGCGCCGTCGTCCGCACGCGAATCGGGCTGCCCAGGGAACTTCTGGCCGCCGGTCTCGTGCTCGTCGACACCCCCGCGGCCACCGAACACACGCTCGCCGAGATCTGGCGCGCCGACGCGGTGCTCATGGTGTCCGACTGCACCCACGACCTGACCGCGTACGAACTCGATCTGCTCACCAAGCTCGCGCAGCTGTGCCCGACGATGGCGATCGCGCTGACGAAGATCGATCTGGTGCCCGGCTGGCGGGAAGTCGCTGAGCGTAACCGAACTCGCCTCGCGCGGGCCGGGCTGTCCGCCACGCTGATCCCGGTTTCCGCCACACTGCGCCTCGTCGCCGCGAAGAACGGCGACCGCGACCTCAACGCCGAATCCGGCTTCGGCGAGCTCGTCAAATGCCTGCACCAGGACTGGCTCGGCCAGTCGCAGCTGCTGACCCTGCGCTCGGCCGCCGCGCTGGCCGCGATCACCGTCGAGCAGGTCGCCGCGCCGCTGCACGAGGAATACGCCGCGACACAGCAGTCGGAGACCGACGAGGTCGTCGCGCAATGGCATGCCGCCGGCAAGCGCATGGAGGATCTCAACCGGGATTCCGCGCGCTGGCAGACAATGCTCACCGACGAGGTCTCGGACCTGTTGTCCGACCTCGAATTCGACCTACGTGACCGGACCAGGCGGATCCTGCGCGAGGTCGACGAGTACTTCGACGCCGCCGACCCGCTCCGCACCTGGGACGGGTTCGAGGAGTGGCTGCGCGGTCATCTCACCGAGGTCGCCGAGACCAACTTCGGCTGGCTGCTCGACCGGTTCGGCCACATCGCCGAGAAGATCGTCCGCCAGGTCGCGCCCGACCGGCCCGATCTGCTGCGCGACGCGCTCGACGTCGGCGACCTCGCCGACCAGGATCTCGGCCTGCGGATGCCGAGCGTGGAGAAGTTCGGCATCGGGCAGAAGCTGTTCGTCGGCATGCGCGGCTCGTACAGCGGCCTGCTGATGTTCGGCCTCGCGACGACGCTCGCGGGTTTTCCGCTGATCAACCCGATTTCGCTGGGCGCGGGTGCCGCGTTCGGCGCGAAGAGCGTGTTCGAGGAGCGCGGGCATCGGCTCAAGCGCCGCCAGGCGAGCGCGAAGACGGCGGCACAGCGGCACGTCGACGACTTCTTTCTCACTTACGGCAAGGAAAGCAAGGACACCGCGCGGGTGCTGCATCGCGCGCTGCGTGACCGTTTCACGGCTTTCGCGGCGTCCCAGCGTGCCGAGATCAACGAGTCGGCGCGCGCGTTGAAGCAGGTGATCGACGAAGACGTCGCCAGGCGGACCAAACGCGCGCAGGAGATCAAGGCGGGCATGGACGAGCTGGCCGCGCTGCGCAAGCGGGTACGTGACATGGGCATGGTGCGGCCGCGGGGTCTCATCGCGTGA
- a CDS encoding acVLRF1 family peptidyl-tRNA hydrolase: protein MKAREVAGGGLAVEVSQDRLDGWFARFAQRNSGVVSTELRASEVIVRGGNGTTAQVAVPFPPFSVSGSFEGLHVDALAEHLAVPRTVGLLLVRLGGHSLGLARAGSVLVSRTDRHLVHGRSAAGGWSQQRFARRREGQARQALRAAAEDAFEVLVPRLSEMDGLFLGGDRRALDELREDRRLTPLFARAEARVLDIPEPRRTVLDDAAERVLGVVIVVKGPSD, encoded by the coding sequence GTGAAGGCGCGTGAAGTAGCAGGCGGCGGGCTGGCCGTCGAGGTGTCCCAGGACAGGCTCGACGGCTGGTTCGCCCGCTTCGCTCAGCGCAACTCCGGCGTCGTCTCGACGGAGCTGCGTGCCTCGGAAGTGATCGTGCGCGGAGGGAACGGGACAACGGCCCAGGTGGCCGTCCCGTTCCCTCCGTTTTCCGTTTCCGGGTCTTTCGAGGGCCTGCACGTGGACGCGCTGGCCGAGCACCTGGCTGTGCCACGAACCGTGGGGTTGCTTCTGGTGCGGCTCGGCGGACACTCACTCGGGCTCGCACGTGCCGGTTCGGTCCTGGTTTCGCGGACCGATCGGCATCTCGTGCACGGGCGGTCCGCCGCGGGCGGGTGGTCGCAGCAGCGGTTCGCGCGGCGCCGGGAAGGCCAGGCACGTCAGGCTTTGCGTGCGGCGGCCGAGGACGCGTTCGAGGTGCTGGTACCTCGTCTGTCCGAAATGGACGGTCTATTTCTCGGCGGGGACAGGCGTGCTCTCGACGAGCTTCGCGAGGACCGGCGGCTGACGCCGCTGTTCGCGCGAGCCGAAGCGCGGGTGCTCGACATCCCCGAGCCACGGCGGACCGTGCTGGATGACGCGGCCGAACGGGTGCTGGGTGTGGTCATCGTGGTCAAGGGCCCGTCTGATTGA